From a single Bremerella alba genomic region:
- a CDS encoding CBS domain-containing protein, translated as MTAIETISKQLQGNVQDVMSVKVHTATVGTHVNIVADLMARYSLRRVVVVDNTKQVIGVVSQRDIVRALMSSMKPEGHEAPHKRVEEMITTEKPITVGPDIPLARAAYVLATNKIGCLPVIDSHHTLVGVLSISDIIQYLADDNVEGMETAFQMYSPRIDAKTRSPAYVRKMNGDLVIPLKNIENKRARMDYAVLGYDPPTGRILIKFVRATADEAIATKVQDDNLIIPAKGFVRHFSLIGKVAAFDVTDHNQSKFLVLSPKNAASGAVNAVGTT; from the coding sequence ATGACCGCTATCGAAACGATCTCGAAGCAACTACAGGGGAACGTCCAAGACGTGATGTCGGTAAAGGTACATACCGCGACCGTCGGCACGCACGTCAATATCGTCGCCGACCTGATGGCCCGATATTCGTTACGCCGCGTAGTAGTGGTCGACAATACCAAACAAGTGATCGGCGTCGTTTCGCAGCGTGATATCGTCCGTGCGTTGATGAGTAGCATGAAGCCGGAAGGGCACGAAGCTCCGCACAAGCGTGTGGAAGAAATGATCACCACCGAAAAACCAATCACTGTCGGACCTGACATCCCGCTTGCCCGCGCTGCCTACGTGTTGGCAACCAACAAAATCGGATGTTTGCCGGTGATCGATAGCCATCACACGCTGGTCGGCGTGCTTTCGATTTCGGACATCATTCAGTACCTGGCCGATGACAACGTCGAAGGCATGGAAACGGCCTTTCAGATGTACTCGCCGCGGATTGATGCCAAGACTCGCAGCCCTGCTTACGTTCGCAAAATGAATGGCGACCTGGTCATTCCGCTGAAGAACATCGAGAACAAGCGAGCCAGGATGGACTACGCCGTGCTGGGCTACGATCCACCGACCGGGCGAATCCTGATCAAGTTCGTCCGCGCAACCGCCGATGAAGCCATCGCGACGAAGGTTCAAGACGACAACTTGATCATTCCGGCCAAAGGATTCGTACGCCACTTCAGCTTGATCGGAAAGGTCGCCGCGTTCGACGTGACCGATCACAACCAAAGCAAGTTCCTCGTACTATCGCCCAAGAACGCCGCTTCAGGAGCCGTCAACGCCGTCGGCACGACATAG